One genomic window of Scatophagus argus isolate fScaArg1 chromosome 16, fScaArg1.pri, whole genome shotgun sequence includes the following:
- the LOC124073781 gene encoding uncharacterized protein LOC124073781 isoform X1: MISLFSFDTTHLKMRFKAYLMFLPLSFALECSQRNISCQDIKAPNGFKFKLSNGMPGGSEISVFDNQTLIAHGKDQFFQYESSVISMDNDSVTTRDCRDLTIKYIVPDGDHLIKEICMDYNTADKRKNSSFSGLSALWGLIIIPAILAVAVWITCIWIKKSKNKIYQEETEAEETSEMEFESCGTAENSIEQMATPTCVNIHSADPMADGNSLQSSLDHNLTDGGIQPSKNGGKSTYNLHRAPDHRDMHRNLRDDPGGVNDNRGGDILGIREMCNGWTPGPGHSLLVDQRSAIQGYDITGNTAVLVDKCSFDLDQFSRCSTDTDVE, encoded by the exons ATgatctctctcttctccttcgACACAACACACCTAAAAATGCGTTTCAAAGCGTATTTGATGTTTCTGCCGTTATCTTTTGCACTAG AATGCTCTCAGCGAAACATTTCATGTCAGGACATTAAAGCTCCTAATGGATTCAAGTTCAAGCTATCAAATGGTATGCCAGGAGGAAGTGAAATCTCTGTCTTTGATAATCAG ACTCTGATTGCTCATGGTAAAGATCAGTTTTTTCAGTACGAGAGTTCAGTGATAAGCATGGACAATGATTCAGTTACCACAAGAGACTGCAGAGACCTGACAATAAAATACATAGTTCCTGAT ggAGACCACTTAATTAAAGAGATCTGTATGGATTACAATACTG CAGATAAGAGGAAGAATTCCAGTTTCAGTGGTTTATCAGCACTGTGGGGACTCATCA TCATACCTGCCATacttgctgttgctgtttggaTCACATGTATTTGGATAAAGAAATCTAA AAACAAGATTTACcaggaagagacagaagcagaggaaacTAG TGAAATGGAGTTTGAATCATGTGGAACTGCTGAAAACAGTATAGAGCAAATGGCCACACCTACATGTGTGAACATTCACAG TGCTGATCCTATGGCTGATGGAAACTCTCTTCAGTCCAGCCTGGACCACAACCTGACCGATGGGGGAATCCAGCCATCTAAAAA TGGGGGGAAAAGTACCTACAACCTTCACAGAGCCCCCGATCATCGAGACATGCACAG GAACTTGAGGGATGATCCAGGGGGAGTGAATGACAATAGAGGAGGAGACATTCTTGG GATCAGGGAAATGTGCAATGGATGGACTCCTGGTCCTGGTCACTCTCTGCTGGTGGATCAGCG ATCTGCCATCCAAGGCTATGACATAACAGGCAACACTGCAGTTTTGGTGGACAAGTGCAGCTTTGACCTGGATCAATTCAGCAGGTGCTCTACT GACACTGACGTGGAGTGA
- the LOC124073781 gene encoding uncharacterized protein LOC124073781 isoform X3: MISLFSFDTTHLKMRFKAYLMFLPLSFALECSQRNISCQDIKAPNGFKFKLSNGMPGGSEISVFDNQTLIAHGKDQFFQYESSVISMDNDSVTTRDCRDLTIKYIVPDGDHLIKEICMDYNTADKRKNSSFSGLSALWGLIIIPAILAVAVWITCIWIKKSNEMEFESCGTAENSIEQMATPTCVNIHSADPMADGNSLQSSLDHNLTDGGIQPSKNGGKSTYNLHRAPDHRDMHRNLRDDPGGVNDNRGGDILGIREMCNGWTPGPGHSLLVDQRSAIQGYDITGNTAVLVDKCSFDLDQFSRCSTDTDVE; this comes from the exons ATgatctctctcttctccttcgACACAACACACCTAAAAATGCGTTTCAAAGCGTATTTGATGTTTCTGCCGTTATCTTTTGCACTAG AATGCTCTCAGCGAAACATTTCATGTCAGGACATTAAAGCTCCTAATGGATTCAAGTTCAAGCTATCAAATGGTATGCCAGGAGGAAGTGAAATCTCTGTCTTTGATAATCAG ACTCTGATTGCTCATGGTAAAGATCAGTTTTTTCAGTACGAGAGTTCAGTGATAAGCATGGACAATGATTCAGTTACCACAAGAGACTGCAGAGACCTGACAATAAAATACATAGTTCCTGAT ggAGACCACTTAATTAAAGAGATCTGTATGGATTACAATACTG CAGATAAGAGGAAGAATTCCAGTTTCAGTGGTTTATCAGCACTGTGGGGACTCATCA TCATACCTGCCATacttgctgttgctgtttggaTCACATGTATTTGGATAAAGAAATCTAA TGAAATGGAGTTTGAATCATGTGGAACTGCTGAAAACAGTATAGAGCAAATGGCCACACCTACATGTGTGAACATTCACAG TGCTGATCCTATGGCTGATGGAAACTCTCTTCAGTCCAGCCTGGACCACAACCTGACCGATGGGGGAATCCAGCCATCTAAAAA TGGGGGGAAAAGTACCTACAACCTTCACAGAGCCCCCGATCATCGAGACATGCACAG GAACTTGAGGGATGATCCAGGGGGAGTGAATGACAATAGAGGAGGAGACATTCTTGG GATCAGGGAAATGTGCAATGGATGGACTCCTGGTCCTGGTCACTCTCTGCTGGTGGATCAGCG ATCTGCCATCCAAGGCTATGACATAACAGGCAACACTGCAGTTTTGGTGGACAAGTGCAGCTTTGACCTGGATCAATTCAGCAGGTGCTCTACT GACACTGACGTGGAGTGA
- the LOC124073781 gene encoding uncharacterized protein LOC124073781 isoform X2: MISLFSFDTTHLKMRFKAYLMFLPLSFALECSQRNISCQDIKAPNGFKFKLSNGMPGGSEISVFDNQTLIAHGKDQFFQYESSVISMDNDSVTTRDCRDLTIKYIVPDGDHLIKEICMDYNTDKRKNSSFSGLSALWGLIIIPAILAVAVWITCIWIKKSKNKIYQEETEAEETSEMEFESCGTAENSIEQMATPTCVNIHSADPMADGNSLQSSLDHNLTDGGIQPSKNGGKSTYNLHRAPDHRDMHRNLRDDPGGVNDNRGGDILGIREMCNGWTPGPGHSLLVDQRSAIQGYDITGNTAVLVDKCSFDLDQFSRCSTDTDVE; encoded by the exons ATgatctctctcttctccttcgACACAACACACCTAAAAATGCGTTTCAAAGCGTATTTGATGTTTCTGCCGTTATCTTTTGCACTAG AATGCTCTCAGCGAAACATTTCATGTCAGGACATTAAAGCTCCTAATGGATTCAAGTTCAAGCTATCAAATGGTATGCCAGGAGGAAGTGAAATCTCTGTCTTTGATAATCAG ACTCTGATTGCTCATGGTAAAGATCAGTTTTTTCAGTACGAGAGTTCAGTGATAAGCATGGACAATGATTCAGTTACCACAAGAGACTGCAGAGACCTGACAATAAAATACATAGTTCCTGAT ggAGACCACTTAATTAAAGAGATCTGTATGGATTACAATACTG ATAAGAGGAAGAATTCCAGTTTCAGTGGTTTATCAGCACTGTGGGGACTCATCA TCATACCTGCCATacttgctgttgctgtttggaTCACATGTATTTGGATAAAGAAATCTAA AAACAAGATTTACcaggaagagacagaagcagaggaaacTAG TGAAATGGAGTTTGAATCATGTGGAACTGCTGAAAACAGTATAGAGCAAATGGCCACACCTACATGTGTGAACATTCACAG TGCTGATCCTATGGCTGATGGAAACTCTCTTCAGTCCAGCCTGGACCACAACCTGACCGATGGGGGAATCCAGCCATCTAAAAA TGGGGGGAAAAGTACCTACAACCTTCACAGAGCCCCCGATCATCGAGACATGCACAG GAACTTGAGGGATGATCCAGGGGGAGTGAATGACAATAGAGGAGGAGACATTCTTGG GATCAGGGAAATGTGCAATGGATGGACTCCTGGTCCTGGTCACTCTCTGCTGGTGGATCAGCG ATCTGCCATCCAAGGCTATGACATAACAGGCAACACTGCAGTTTTGGTGGACAAGTGCAGCTTTGACCTGGATCAATTCAGCAGGTGCTCTACT GACACTGACGTGGAGTGA
- the LOC124073781 gene encoding uncharacterized protein LOC124073781 isoform X4, translating to MISLFSFDTTHLKMRFKAYLMFLPLSFALECSQRNISCQDIKAPNGFKFKLSNGMPGGSEISVFDNQTLIAHGKDQFFQYESSVISMDNDSVTTRDCRDLTIKYIVPDGDHLIKEICMDYNTDKRKNSSFSGLSALWGLIIIPAILAVAVWITCIWIKKSNEMEFESCGTAENSIEQMATPTCVNIHSADPMADGNSLQSSLDHNLTDGGIQPSKNGGKSTYNLHRAPDHRDMHRNLRDDPGGVNDNRGGDILGIREMCNGWTPGPGHSLLVDQRSAIQGYDITGNTAVLVDKCSFDLDQFSRCSTDTDVE from the exons ATgatctctctcttctccttcgACACAACACACCTAAAAATGCGTTTCAAAGCGTATTTGATGTTTCTGCCGTTATCTTTTGCACTAG AATGCTCTCAGCGAAACATTTCATGTCAGGACATTAAAGCTCCTAATGGATTCAAGTTCAAGCTATCAAATGGTATGCCAGGAGGAAGTGAAATCTCTGTCTTTGATAATCAG ACTCTGATTGCTCATGGTAAAGATCAGTTTTTTCAGTACGAGAGTTCAGTGATAAGCATGGACAATGATTCAGTTACCACAAGAGACTGCAGAGACCTGACAATAAAATACATAGTTCCTGAT ggAGACCACTTAATTAAAGAGATCTGTATGGATTACAATACTG ATAAGAGGAAGAATTCCAGTTTCAGTGGTTTATCAGCACTGTGGGGACTCATCA TCATACCTGCCATacttgctgttgctgtttggaTCACATGTATTTGGATAAAGAAATCTAA TGAAATGGAGTTTGAATCATGTGGAACTGCTGAAAACAGTATAGAGCAAATGGCCACACCTACATGTGTGAACATTCACAG TGCTGATCCTATGGCTGATGGAAACTCTCTTCAGTCCAGCCTGGACCACAACCTGACCGATGGGGGAATCCAGCCATCTAAAAA TGGGGGGAAAAGTACCTACAACCTTCACAGAGCCCCCGATCATCGAGACATGCACAG GAACTTGAGGGATGATCCAGGGGGAGTGAATGACAATAGAGGAGGAGACATTCTTGG GATCAGGGAAATGTGCAATGGATGGACTCCTGGTCCTGGTCACTCTCTGCTGGTGGATCAGCG ATCTGCCATCCAAGGCTATGACATAACAGGCAACACTGCAGTTTTGGTGGACAAGTGCAGCTTTGACCTGGATCAATTCAGCAGGTGCTCTACT GACACTGACGTGGAGTGA